The genomic interval CTATGAATAATTTCGGATACCAGCCACACCACGCTTAGGCCCAGCAACATACCCATGTAAGGAGGCAAATGTGTAACCGTTTTAAATATAGGCACAAATAACAAGGCACCTAAACCAAAGCCAAGCATTATATCGCCCCCAGTTACTTTTTCATGCGTATGCAGAGCAGGCATTCCTTCTTCGCTCCCCACCAGTTTTCCTTTCATCCGGAAAGATAAAAATATAAGGGGCACTACCAGAGAAAGTAAACTTGGAATCAACAGGCTCTTTATAATAGTTAGTGAAGTGATCTGCCCGCCAATCCAGAGCATAGTGGTAGTTACATCCCCGATCGGTGACCAGGCACCCCCGGCATTGGCAGCAATAATAACCATACCTGCATAAAACTTTCGCTGATCGGGATCTGATACTAATTTCCTAAGCAAAGATACCATTACAATAGCCGTAGTCAGGTTATCCAGAAGCGCCGAAAGAAAGAAGGTAAATAAAGATAATACCCATAACAAGATACGGCTATCCTGGGTGTTGATCCGGTCAGTAATCACGCGGAAACCCTGGTGTGCATCTATAAGTTCTACAATGGTCATGGCCCCCAGCAGGAAGAACAGAATTTCGGCAATGCTGCCCAGGTGATGGGATAATTCCTCTACAACCGGGTCTTTCTCAGCGCTGAACATAATGTAAACAGTCCAGCAGAGTACACCAGTAAGTAAGGCCGACGCCGTTTTGTTAA from Rhodocytophaga rosea carries:
- the nhaD gene encoding sodium:proton antiporter NhaD, coding for MYAAIIIIFVLGYLAIAFEHPIKINKTASALLTGVLCWTVYIMFSAEKDPVVEELSHHLGSIAEILFFLLGAMTIVELIDAHQGFRVITDRINTQDSRILLWVLSLFTFFLSALLDNLTTAIVMVSLLRKLVSDPDQRKFYAGMVIIAANAGGAWSPIGDVTTTMLWIGGQITSLTIIKSLLIPSLLSLVVPLIFLSFRMKGKLVGSEEGMPALHTHEKVTGGDIMLGFGLGALLFVPIFKTVTHLPPYMGMLLGLSVVWLVSEIIHSDKDEEERKPFTVAHALGKIDTSSILFFLGILIAIGSLEATHLLSNLATLMDETIGNLDYIVVAIGLASAVIDNVPLVAATMGMYDLTTFPTDSKLWIFLAYCAGTGGSILIIGSAAGVAVMGMEKIDFMWYVKKISFIALIGYFAGVFSYLLIYSLMA